The following are from one region of the Salvia splendens isolate huo1 chromosome 2, SspV2, whole genome shotgun sequence genome:
- the LOC121777035 gene encoding LOW QUALITY PROTEIN: serine/threonine-protein phosphatase 4 regulatory subunit 3B-like (The sequence of the model RefSeq protein was modified relative to this genomic sequence to represent the inferred CDS: inserted 4 bases in 2 codons): protein MQGNRRVKVYRLNEDEKWDDQGTGDQKTWLGLFVIDEEDNETLLLHRISSDDIYRKQEDTIISWRDPEFSTELALSXTSGCSYIWDHHICSVQRNTHFGSIANETSNNINSELRELPPVELSSLPLILKIVESGIADQLRVTELILNDQDFFRKLMELFRICEDLENIDDLHLIFKIVRGIILLNSAQIFEKLFGDELIMDIMGCLEYDGYLGILSLIYFDHSMIVCHNGCRTDILVLFQSLDGSILRSYVSWQEGALLGLMVKHMLTDYGDDMHCQFFEILRSLLDSSPGAQRENIVEIFYEKHLNQLVDVLSSCLSNSGGQTGSKSGSSFGGSGNQRSVKPEVLINICDLLCFCVLQHPYRIKCDFLLIDVIEKVLCLTKRREKXAAIRFMRSLVSRSDEHLINHVVKKNLFKPIIDAFVANGDRYNLLNSAVLELFEYIRKENLKVLLRYLVDTFWDQLEKFETLSSIHALKVKYEQSLESVGMVSTGTLLDQRKRLDERALDREEEDYYNEDSDEEDSATTNRRKFQPPVLVNGLALENTSPRSGGLVDYDDDEDDENYRPPPKKTTGSSDEDEGLREFPLKRKFASKEDSEAKRLKLSSKSLKPSAVFCCTLKKGELPSKKPATGNILPPSVNQNTVATNPEKGGLVGASENAEEGKQNGEEEVFSKSCNDGLDDSADNRNLGDERTLLSPKSSLEMAVKGS from the exons ATGCAGGGGAACCGG CGTGTGAAAGTATATCGCTTGAATGAAGACGAGAAATGGGATGATCAAGGCACTGG AGATCAGAAGACCTGGCTGGGTCTGTTTGTTATTGACGAGGAGGACAATGAAACACTACTGCTGCATCGCATCAGCTCAGATGATATCTATCGCAAGCAAGAAG ATACAATTATTTCCTGGCGGGATCCTGAGTTTTCAACTGAATTGGCCCTTAG GACATCTGGTTGCTCTTACATATG GGATCATCATATATGTAGTGTGCAAAGGAATACGCACTTTGGCTCAATAGCCA ATGAGACTTCCAACAACATCAATAGTGAGTTGAGGGAACTGCCTCCAGTTGAGTTGTCTTCCCTCCCTTTAATACTTAAG ATTGTTGAGAGTGGCATAGCAGATCAGTTGCGTGTGACTGAACTTATATTAAATGAT CAAGATTTTTTCCGGAAGTTGATGGAACTGTTCAGGATATGTGAAGATTTGGAAAACATTGATGATCTTCACTTAATATTCAAAATTGTTAGGGGAATCA TTCTGCTAAACAGTGCTCAAATCTTTGAGAAACTTTTCGGGGATGAATTGATTATGGATATAATGGGATGCTTAGAGT ATGACGGCTATTTAGGTATATTAAGCCTGATCTATTTT GATCACTCCATGATTGTTTGCCATAATGGATGCAGGACAGACATCCTCGTTCTTTTTCAGAGCCTGGATGGGAGTATTTTGCGTTCTTATGTTAGTTGGCAGGAAGGTGCTCTTCTTGGACTCATG GTGAAACACATGCTTACAGATTATGGAGATGACATGCATTGCCAGTTTTTTGAAATTCTTCGCAGTCTTTTGGACTCTTCGCCAGGAGCTCAG AGAGAAAATATTGTAGAGATTTTCTATGAGAAGCACTTGAATCAGTTAGTTGATGTATTATCATCATGCCTCTCAAATAGTGGTGGTCAAACTGGCAGCAAGTCTGGTAGCTCATTCGGAGGATCTGGGAATCAAAGATCGGTGAAGCCTGAAGTTTTGATAAATATATGTGATCTGCTATGCTTCTGCGTTCTGCAGCATCCTTACAGGATAAA ATGCGATTTTCTCCTTATTGATGTCATTGAGAAGGTTCTTTGCCtgacaaaaagaagagagaa tgCTGCTATTAGATTTATGAGGTCGCTTGTTTCTCGTAGT GATGAGCACCTAATTAATCATGTTGTAAAGAAAAACCTTTTCAAACCGATTATAGATGCCTTTGTTGCTAATGGGGATCGTTATAATCTTCTGAATTCAGCAGTTCTTGAACTCTTTGAATATATTCGGAAG GAGAATTTAAAAGTACTGTTACGATACCTTGTGGATACTTTCTGGGATCAGCTGGAAAAGTTTGAAACTCTCTCTTCTATTCATGCCCTAAAAGTTAAATATGAACAG TCGCTTGAAAGTGTTGGTATGGTGAGCACTGGTACATTGTTAGACCAAAGGAAACGACTTGACGAGCGAGCTTTGGATAGAGAAGAGGAGGATTATTACAATGAGGACAG TGATGAGGAAGATTCAGCAACCACTAACCGACGAAAATTTCAACCTCCCGTGTTAGTTAATGGGCTTGCTCTGGAAAATACATCCCCTAG GTCTGGTGGACTGGTTGATTATGAcgatgatgaagatgacgaaAACTACAGGCCACCTCCGAAAAAGACTACAGGCTCGTCTGATGAGGATGAGGGACTGAGAGAGTTCCCATTGAAGCGCAAATTTGCTTCAAAAGAGGATAGTGAGGCAAAAAGGTTAAAGCTCTCTTCGAAAAGCTTAAAACCGAGTGCTGTCTTCTGCTGTACCTTAAAGAAGGGGGAACTACCCAGCAAGAAGCCAGCAACCGGAAACATTCTCCCTCCAAGTGTAAACCAAAATACCGTTGCAACAAATCCTGAGAAGGGGGGGCTCGTAGGTGCTTCTGAAAATGCAGAAGAGGGAAAACAGAATGGCGAAGAAGAAGTCTTTTCCAAAAGCTGTAATGACGGTTTGGATGATTCTGCTGATAACAGAAATCTTGGAGACGAACGCACATTGTTATCACCAAAGTCTTCGCTGGAGATGGCTGTGAAAGGATCTTGA